Within Thermus sp. CCB_US3_UF1, the genomic segment ATGAAGGCCAGAAGCCCCGTGGTCACCAACCCGGGCCCCGTGAGGGGGAGCATGATGCGGAGCAGGGTCTGCAAGGGCGTGGCCCCGTCCACGTAGGCCGCTTCCTCCAGCTCCCGCGGCAGCCCGCGGAAGTAGCCCACCAACACCCAGACGGTAAAGGGCAGGGTGAAGAGGAGATAGCTGAGGATCAGGCCCAAGTGGGTGTTGAAGAGGCCCGCCTGCCGCAAGAGCATGAAAAGCCCTCCCAACACGGAGATCTGGGGGAACATGGTCATGGCCAGCACCAAGTAGAGCACCGCGTTCCTAGGCGGGAAAGGAAGCCGCCCCAAAGCGTAGGCGGCCAGCACCCCCAGAACCAGGGAAAGCAGGGTGGCTCCCCCGGCCACGATGAGGGAGTTGAGCAGGTTGCGGCCGAAGTTGGCCTGCAGGAAGACGTTG encodes:
- a CDS encoding carbohydrate ABC transporter permease, whose translation is MKRLLRGLNRTLFYLLVVFVVVYSVFPFYWAVISSFKPSDALFAANPSFLPTPFTLDHYRNVFLQANFGRNLLNSLIVAGGATLLSLVLGVLAAYALGRLPFPPRNAVLYLVLAMTMFPQISVLGGLFMLLRQAGLFNTHLGLILSYLLFTLPFTVWVLVGYFRGLPRELEEAAYVDGATPLQTLLRIMLPLTGPGLVTTGLLAFIAAWNEYLFALTFTVGDAVKTVPPAIASFGGATPFEIPWGSIMAASVVVTVPLVVLVLIFQQRIVAGLTAGAVKG